DNA sequence from the Vicia villosa cultivar HV-30 ecotype Madison, WI linkage group LG3, Vvil1.0, whole genome shotgun sequence genome:
TTATTTGTGGTAGCGTTGCTCTGTTTATGTTGTTGCTTTTAGTTTTGCTATTTTGATTGGATGCATGAATGTGAAATCGTCGATATAAAATATTCCGTGATCACTGATTTATTCAATAAGGTTATCTTGTTCGTAAATTTGATTCTTGTTCGTTGTTTTTATTCTCTTGATCTTGGGTGTTTTGGTCTTCTACATTTTGAGCTATCCAGTTGCAATATGTTTGTATTCTTGTTAAGAATTCTGCCGAAAACTTTGTTTGATCTATGGCAATTGCAGCACTGTGGTTGAATGTGCTCATCTGTTCCATTAATTGAATGCTTATTGAATACTGAATTGTCTTATATCTACATAGGTTGGAGCTCCCGCTCGTGTTGGTTTGGTTGCTCCAATTGATGTCGTTGTGCCTCCAGGCAACACAGGGCTCGACCCCTCTCAGACTTCTTTCTTCCAGGTTtgtttgtaatcttgttttaaaaaTTGAGGTTGAGATTTATTGTTGCAGATATCAAACTTATGTTTATTCTCTTTTTTAGGTGCTTAACATTCCAACCAAGATTAACAAGGGTACTGTGGAAATCATTACCCCTGTGGAACTCATTAAGAAGGGAGACAAGGTTGGATCTTCCGAAGCTGCCTTGCTTTCCAAGTTAGGCATAAGGCCCTTTTCCTATGGTCTTGTGGTTCTTCATGTTTATGATAACGGTTCAGTTTTTAGCCCCGAGGTTCTTGACCTCACCGATGATGACCTTGTTGCGAAGTTTGCTGTTGGGGTCTCAATGGTTACTTCACTCTCTTTGGCTATCTCGTACCCAACACTTGCAGCTGCTCCTCATATGTTTCTCAATGCCTACAAGAACGTTCTAGCTGTTGCAGTTGCTACAGAATATTCTTTCCCCGAGGCAGACGAGGTTAAAGAGTACCTAAAGGTATGTGATTTGACATACTAATGATCCTTATACTAAAATAATGATTTTACTTTCCTATATTTCTTATACATTTATTTTTTCAATGCAGGACCCAAGTAAGTTCGCTGTAGCTGCAGTTGCTGCACCAGCTGCTGCTTCCGGTGCTGCCCCTGCTGCCTCCAAGGAGGAGGCAAAGAAGGAAGAGCCGGAAGAAGAATCCGATGAAGAACTAGGTTTCGGTCTGTTTGATGAATAAATACTTCAATTTTGCTATTAGTGGAGTTAAATTTTGCTTTGTTAGTTTAGATGAAATCAATACTTGATTCAGTCTAGGGGGCTAGCTATTTTTTAGTTTTCATATCATATTTCAACTCTACCAAAAATTTGTCTTAATTTTTTATTGTCTAATAACTTACAAACCTTTTATGGTTGTAAATTGTATTTGGAAAGCAAATTGCTGCCATTACTGTTATGAAAATAAAACTAGTGTTAgatgttttcaaaatatttctttGGTCTAGTGATGTTATTATTTGAAGTATATGTGAACTCCAAAGATCACCAACTGGCATAATGATGTTATTTGTATGTAGTATGTGAACAAGGTCCTAGGTTCAATATTTAGGCATTCTAAAAAAACAATACTGCGAGAAATCGATTTGGAACAAGACAAACACACCTGCCACTCAATCAACACATTTGAAGTTGTCTAAATGCAATCTTCATCAACATTCTCCTTGTTTTATAGTTGCAACATTTTCTCATCAAGTATTTCTAAAGTAGAGTATGACTATTCTTGAATTGTCTCGAACAATTTTTCCTTGACTGAATTCATAAGTTATTTGATTCAAACCTTAACgttgtttatttttaaatattagaagTGATAAGTTTTACAATCAAGTTCTCATTTAtaaattgtttgatttgattaaaaaaaatatttgttttgacaCTATTAATAAGATCACATAGTAAATTATTTTGCGTGCAAATGTATGTTATGAGACCCAATTTAATACAACAATAAATTTCTATCGTATTGAGTATGATCATTGATCCGTTATATGGATCAAACAAACTATGCTATAATGTTCTGAACTAAATATGATTTGAAGAACAATAACAATAAATTTTTATCGTATTGAGTAGGATCATTGATCCGTTATATGGATCAAACAAACTATGCTATAATGTGTTGAACTAAATATGATTTGAAGAACAATAATGATTGGAGTAAAAGATTATATTAACCTCATATAGGGATAATGTGTGTATCGAAATAGGGGTGCGTAGGATTATATTAACCTCATATAGGAATAATGTGTGTATCAAAATAGGGGTGCGTAGAGCGCGAGTGATCAATTGTTTGCATAATTGTAAACGGGAGAATTGTTGATAAAATGATTAACTTTCTTATTCGAATTATGTATGATTAGATGTGAAATCTTATTTAACTATGATCTTTTACAAAACACGAATTTATAATATAACAATCCCTTAGATGTTGGGAGCCATCAATTGCAAGGTGATTCGCTTCACCAAAGCAACCCTTATATGTTGGAAGTCTTCAATAGCAATGACGAAGGTTTTACGACACATAAATAAGAAAACAGTTTTATAAAACACGAAATTTCATCTCGCAACGCTCcaaatgctgggagttttcacTCGCAAAGATATCTGCTCCTTCAAAGCAACCCTCAAGATGTTAGGAGCATTCAATCACTAAGATAAATTTTGTAGAGCGTAAATAGACTAATGGTCGAGATTATTCCTATCGCAACACGAACAATCATTACAATGTCACTCTTCTGCCAATCGAATGAACAATTTATTGTTAAGTCTCATTGTCATCTACATTAATTCTCCCAAAATCCTTATATGGGagaaaatattaattcaaataaaattatatatttatattcaaaaaattattACAACGCAGACACGGAAGATTACATTGAATCACATGTTTACGTTAAAACCATATAAAGGGAACCTAGTATAAGAGGATTAGTCACTCATTCTTAGGAGATTCATGATTTTTACAATCGGAGAgcaaatttaaaaattaacaatGATGAAGAACAAACACCTAATGATAGCCCTCAATTTCACCTCTTCTTAGCTAGAAAACACCTTAGGGTtcgtttggttcaacggagggaaggggaatggaggggagggaatttaactaaatatatgcttggttcaaagaaggggaggggaggggacgGATTTTAacaagtatgtttggttcacaagggaaGGGGAGGAATTTTAAAATCCAtttacctttttatccttataaatattattatttgtacttagtaaaaataattctaaaaatcaataatattgagtaaatttcaccaaataaaaacttgtttattcataaaccataatataaccgtaaacaacaatacacattagttgaactataTATCTTCAACGCAAATCAAACTATTATCTGATCTTATGattcatctaacccaataaaacaatttctataattaaaaataaataaaataatggtagaatattaaaaaaaatgaataaataatattagagttaaattttttatttataacataaatatattatatttgcatattttgtatattattattattttttaattattaatagtataataaaaaaaccTTATTACTATCGTATATTATAAATAAGAACTGATATaagtataagtatgttattattataaaaaaataacataatatcaaaaaaggaacatcaacaaaataaaaaaaactcaacTGAGAGCAACAACGCACAAATAGCAACCgcacaatagaaaaaaaataaacgtgAAATAGTACAGAAAAAATCTagtctttaataattcaataaggaGAATCTtggaataaaaaaatcattgaggttaaaaaatagggaaaataataaaattatgattATTGAATATTTCCTCTCCTCCAAATCCTTCCAATTTGGAGGGGAGCAAAAAGTGAGTctaggagggattttgctcccctcccctcccctctccttataaaaaatgaaccaaacacatatttttataaatctcccctcccctccatctactcccAACCAAACGGAGACTCTAAAAAATCGGAACCCTATTGAATGAAcacatttttttctatttataaaattatGAATTCGCGATGTTGCACCATGCACTAGCCGCACAATGATTGATCATTTAAAACACTTCCTTGTCTTTGCATAGTTGGGATTGCAACGTTGTGCTTTGGATGCGCCTCGATTTAAAGTTGAATTTGAAATATAACAAATCATATCTTATTGTTGGAGAAAATCATGGAGAAGATCATATCCAATTGAATCGGTTATTGTGTAATAAATCAAATTAGATATCCAATGTGAAACAATCAGAAGACATTGATATATAAGGAGGATCAGTATAAATTGAGACATGGATTTTGTGTGCAAGGTTTAGAATCTCCGTGCTAGGGTTTGAGACTTTGTAACTCGTATTCCACGCTAAAGCCATAATAAGAGTTAGGGTAGAATCTTTGTGTACACCACTCTATTTTTCAATAacttggcatagttgttggtttgTCTTAGTTGAGTTGTAATATTCAATGTTCAATAGGGTTGTTATTAAAGTTGATCACTTTGTATTAGTGATTAGAAGAAAGTGAGAGGGtttctcatatttagggggagaCCTAAATAGAAAGTCATTAGGACTAAGAAGAGGAGTTGGACAACAAGAGGTTGTTGTTCATAGAAGACTAAGTGTACTAATTCAAAATAGTGATTTTTCTTTAGTGGACAGAGTGCCCTCTAGATGTAGGTGTTGTTTGCACCGAATTGGATTACCAATATCTGGCATTATTTATTGCTTTTCCATTGACTCTATATTACTTGTTAGACTACTTGTTCCAACATATGTCCCCTCAGAAACATAATTTCAATTGACATCATAGCAGACATCCTGTTGTGTTTGGGTGAGCTTCAAGGAAGATATTTTCTGTTCAAATGGACAAAACTAAATATGGAGATTCAGTCAGCATGTCACATGTTTTGGATGGCACAAATTGTGACTATTGGAAAACTATGATGGTTGATTTCTTAAAATCTATAGGTTATAACACTTGGAAGACAGTGGTTAAAGGTTGGAAACATCTTGTGATCACTTCTCAAGATGGTTCTACAAACTTAAAGCATGAAGCTGATGGGTccaaagatgaagatgatgaagcttTTGGAAACTACAAAGCCTTGAATGCCATATTAAATGGTGTTGACAAGAATATGTTCAGACTAATCAACACTTGTACTGAAGCTAAGGAAGCTTGGGAGATACCCAAGACTACTCATGAAGGCACGTCCAATGTTAGGATGTCAATGCCTTATCTCCTCATAATTGAGTTTGAAAATATGAAGATGATGGAAGACGAATCCATATCTGATTTTAACATTAGATTGTGTGATATAGCCAAAACTTCCTTTGCCTTGGGAGGAAAGATGTCATAATAGAAGGTGGTGAGAAAGACTCTTAGATTCCTACCTCGGAAGTTTGACAGGAAGGTAATTTCTATAGAGGAGGCTCAAGACTTAAGCACCATGAAGGTTGAGGAACTCATTGGATCCctacaaatctttgaagtttctataAACGGGAtataagaaaagaagaaaaaaggtgTAACTTTTGTATCCAATACTCAAGAGAAGATAGATCAAGGTGATAAGGATATTGAAGGCAATTTTTTCAGATGCTATAGTTTTAGTTGGTAGAAAGTACAACAAAGCTTTGAGAAGGCTGGACAGACAATAAAGGACAAATGGTCAAGATAATGTGTCTGACATCAATCCTCATAATAAggataaagatgaagaaaattatatAAAAGGAAAGGGCCTTAAATGTTATGAATGTGatagatttggtcacataaagtcTGAATGTCCTACCTTCctaaagaaacaaaaaagagattCTCAATCACTTGGTTTGATTCTGATAGTGAAGAAGAAACTGCAAACTCAATGATAGCTTTCACTCGAAAATGTGTGTCAAATGATGAAGAAATGTCTAGAGTAGAACCTAATGTAACATATATGGGATTCTACATACAAAGTGGAAGGAAACATGTTTGAATGAGGAGAATAATAAGAGAACCATATGTTTGTTTCAAAAGGAAAAGGAGATGCTGACTTCAACCATCACAAGCCTGAAATAAGAAGTAGGCTTACTAAACTCCAAAAGTAAAAATATGACTAAGTTCGTGCTTATGTTGAATAATGGTTCAAATATGCTAGATGAAAAAATAGAGGTTGGAAAGATATCAAGATTTTGAATCCAGCATGATCAAGAAAAACACAAACCCCTATGAAAAGCTTGTTCCTCCCGAAAAAAAGACTGAGGTTCTTATGTTGAACCACATGTCCCAACATCGAGGTCAACATGTGTTTCCTCATCACAAAAGTCTCAAGAACATGTCCTGGAGATGTACTTATTGTGGTAGATAATATGGACATATAAGACCTTATTGTTAGAAACTATATGACTATCCTCAATTCTATTGTAAACCAAGACATAAGAGACAAAATGGCAAGAAGGTTCAAGAGAAGAAGGAGTGGAAGTCCAAAGTTGCTTACGCATCCTCAATAGATGATAGTTATGATGGAACTGGAGGAAGAATCAAGGATATAAGCAAATTTCTTAGTCTAGGTGTTCCTTGACCTCATGATGTGCTGGTGGTAGAAGAATTATCTACTAGCTTGACCACCAAGAGTAAACTATGTGATCAAAATCTGAATAATGTAGTACCAACCAAAAGTGTCAAGTAGAGAAGAAAGCTAAGATGTCTTATAAGATATTTCAATAAatctaatttttgttttatattaagGACGAGAAAGAGTATGTGACAACAAAGACGAAACTATACATAATCATGTGCGTTAGTACCTCCActaacttttatatattttttgatgaACAATATAAATACtaattactatattttttttactgtatttattagaagcaaaatttgaatattttatttatttaataatcagGGTCGGCCCAAGGGTCAAGCTACTCAAGCAAGGCTTTAGGACTTAAAAGTTTGGACTTAAAAAAGGCCTCAAATTTTTTTCATctagttataaaaatatataatgacactTGAGGTACATATGTTATTGTAGTTGAGTTGGTAAAATATAGATCTATTTTTCTTATAGTCTTGAGTTTAACTCTTAGCAAccccaaaattaatattttaaaagtcTCACTTTAAAATTTACTTTAGGCCTCTAAATAGGTTCGGCCGACCCTATTAATAATTAGTGTATTTATTAGAAGCAAACTTTGAATATTTTACTTGATCCATTAAACGAAAATTAAGTTTCAAACATAccattttaaacatttttttaatattacttttatttttgtttagtaatgcgattataatataatattaaattttggtAGAACTTAAGTTCTGGCTTTAAACAGGGCCCCCGCTAGTGGATGGTGGAATTGGTcctcttggattagtcggtcgcaaagccggataccaagatttctaaaaaaaataaataaatagaatattaCATTAATTTTTCTATAAAACTTGTACCACTAGATAAACATGTttcatatttattatatatttatttttaattagaatttcTTTCATACTATCTAAGATTCTAAAGTGTAATTGATGAGAGTTTTTTCTTTAACATATCATTaagaatttaatataaattttttattttaaaaagttatcATATTACTTTGTTTAGCTTTCAAAATATTAACCTCATGTCATAGACTAAATGTCAGATATATATCTTAATTTTGTATAAAAGTGAGTTTATATTTTGAATAACTGGATTAAATTTATTTCAGAATCTAGTGATATGTACTCGTGATTTAAAAACTGGATTCAACATTAAATTGGTGAGGATATTGTCATTAGTTTACTGTCGAATTATTGGATCACTAGTTAAATAgcatgactaaaccggattaA
Encoded proteins:
- the LOC131655059 gene encoding large ribosomal subunit protein uL10, with amino-acid sequence MAIKPTKAEKKQNYDAKLCQLIDEFTQILVVNADNVGSNQLQNIRSGLRGDSVVLMGKNTMMKRSVRIHAEKTGNNAFLNLIPLLVGNVGLIFTKGDLKEVSEEVAKYKVGAPARVGLVAPIDVVVPPGNTGLDPSQTSFFQVLNIPTKINKGTVEIITPVELIKKGDKVGSSEAALLSKLGIRPFSYGLVVLHVYDNGSVFSPEVLDLTDDDLVAKFAVGVSMVTSLSLAISYPTLAAAPHMFLNAYKNVLAVAVATEYSFPEADEVKEYLKDPSKFAVAAVAAPAAASGAAPAASKEEAKKEEPEEESDEELGFGLFDE